The Arachis hypogaea cultivar Tifrunner chromosome 19, arahy.Tifrunner.gnm2.J5K5, whole genome shotgun sequence genome has a window encoding:
- the LOC140181895 gene encoding protein FAR1-RELATED SEQUENCE 5-like translates to MQTSCVVDEKFVPKVGMIFKTLEEAGKFYKYYFKLAGFSTKIRNTTRDRDKIKNQLIVCSREGRWKSKISPTLKTNPSAGLNCPVRIYVHIMKDVSLWTISKVALNHSHPCCADQAEMLKQHRELSMFVRRTIETHEEARIRLSKTYQSFVATAGNHRELDFIEKDVRNYITREVRNIFEEDDAKEFRKYLVRMKEKNQNFFFELNLKDDHCIKHAFWADARSRTAFDYFGDVVSFDTTYNTNRYNLVLGSFVGVNHHG, encoded by the exons atgCAGACCAGCTGTGTTGTGGATGAAAAATTTGTCCCAAAGGTGGGAATGATTTTCAAGACATTAGAAGAAGCTGGAAAGTTCTACAAATATTATTTCAAACTTGCTggtttttctaccaaaataaggaaCACGACTCGAGACAGAgacaagattaagaatcaactaattgtATGCTCCAGAGAGGGGAGGTGGAAATCAAAGATATCTCCAACTTTAAAGACAAACCCTTCAGCTGGGTTAAATTGTCCAGTCAGAATTTACGTACACATAATGAAGGATGTTAGTCTTTGGACAATTTCCAAAGTTGCTTTGAATCACTCACATCCTTGTTGTGCAGACCAGGCCgagatgctcaaacaacacagggAGCTTAGCATGTTCGTGCGTCGCACCATCGAAACCCACGAGGAAGCCAGAATCAGGCtgagcaaaacttaccaatcatttgtggcAACAGCTGGCAACCACCGTGAACTAGATTTTATAGAAAAAGACGTAAGAAATTACATCACAAGGGAAGTACGGAATATTTTCGAAGAAGACGATGCCAAAGAATTTAGGAAGTACCTAgttagaatgaaagagaagaaccaaaattTCTTCTTTGAGCTCAACCTTAAAGACGATCACTGCATTAAACATGCATTCTGGGCTGATGCAAGAAGTAGGACTGCATTTGATTATTTTGGAGACGtggtttcatttgacaccacctataATACAAACAG GTACAATTTGGTTTTAGGTTCTTTTGTTGGCGTGAATCACCACGGCTAG